The following coding sequences lie in one Arachis ipaensis cultivar K30076 chromosome B03, Araip1.1, whole genome shotgun sequence genomic window:
- the LOC107631458 gene encoding uncharacterized protein LOC107631458 isoform X3: MGKNLLILLGLTLLLLLFGTFSVSAAPSTTSPAKIVTGFLSNAVPAFTKWVWSLKATTKTAVSSRSMMKFESGYNVETVFDGSKLGIEPYSVELLPNGELLILDSSNSNLYRISSSLSLYSRPKLVAGSVEGYTGHVDGKHREARMNHPKGITVDDRGNIYVADTTNMAIRKISDSGGKWIRGGGHVDGPSEEAKFSDDFDVVYVGSSCSLLVIDRGNRAIREIQLHFDDCAYQYGSGFPLGIAMLVGAVFFGYMLALLQRRLGTIVGSQDDQVQVMSSISPSPFQQPMKSVRPPLIPSEFEPEKQEEGFFGSLGKLLANASASMVEIMGGIFPVFRRKPQSYKFQRQPLVPLQHQKQAWPAQESFVIPDGDEPPSIDMRTPTPRKTYPFMSKDAEKMQQLRQSRAFYNGWDGDLQQQQLQQQQQPQRHHHRHQYQSSTPHTYFEQSRETTNEIVFGAVQEQDGKEESVVIKPVNYGDSLYEHHNIRSRVNSMGYAHRY; this comes from the exons ATGGGTAAGAATCTCTTGATTCTTCTTGGTCTCACTCTCTTGCTTCTCTTATTTGGAACCTTCTCAGTCTCAGCTGCACCATCCACTACTTCCCCTGCTA AAATTGTTACTGGTTTTCTCTCCAATGCTGTGCCAGCTTTCACCAAGTGGGTGTGGTCCCTCAAGGCAACAACAAAAACGG CGGTTTCCAGCAGGTCGATGATGAAGTTTGAGAGTGGTTACAATGTGGAGACAGTGTTTGATGGAAGCAAGCTTGGAATTGAGCCTTATTCTGTTGAGTTGTTGCCCAACGGGGAGCTTCTCATTCTGGATTCTTCCAACAGTAACCTTTACAGGATCTCATCTTCACTTTCTTTGT ATAGCAGACCGAAGCTGGTCGCGGGCTCTGTGGAAGGTTATACTGGACATGTTGATGGAAAGCACAGGGAGGCTAGGATGAACCATCCGAAGGGGATAACGGTTGATGACCGAGGGAATATCTATGTTGCAGATACTACTAACATGGCAATTAGGAAAATTAGTGATTCAG GAGGAAAATGGATTCGTGGAGGGGGCCATGTTGATGGACCAAGTGAAGAAGCTAAGTTTTCTGATGACTTTGACGTGGTTTATGTTGGTAGTAGTTGTTCCTTACTCGTCATAGACAGAGGAAACCGAGCGATCAGGGAAATTCAACTTCACTTTGATGACTGTGCCTATCAATATGGTAGCGGATTCCCACTTG GGATTGCAATGCTTGTTGGGGCCGTCTTCTTTGGTTATATGCTGGCATTGTTGCAGCGAAGACTCGGTACAATTGTTGGTTCACAGGAT GATCAGGTTCAAGTGATGTCTTCCATTTCACCTAGTCCTTTTCAACAGCCCATGAAATCTGTGAGGCCTCCCTTGATTCCATCCGAATTCGAACCTGAAAAGCAAGAGGAAGGCTTCTTTGGGTCCCTTGGAAAGCTACTTGCCAATGCCTCTGCATCAATGGTGGAGATAATGGGAGGAATATTTCCTGTTTTCAGAAGAAAACCACAAAGCTACAAGTTTCAAAGACAACCTCTGGTCCCACTGCAACATCAAAAGCAAGCTTGGCCGGCACAGGAAAGTTTCGTGATTCCTGATGGAGATGAGCCTCCTTCTATCGACATGAGAACCCCAACCCCTCGAAAAACATACCCTTTCATGTCTAAAGACGCTGAGAAAATGCAGCAATTAAGGCAAAGTAGAGCATTTTACAATGGATGGGACGGTGATCTTCAGCAGCAGCAActgcagcagcagcaacaaccacaaagacatcatcatcgtcatcagtaCCAGTCATCGACCCCTCACACTTACTTCGAGCAAAGCCGCGAGACGACCAATGAGATAGTGTTCGGGGCGGTGCAGGAACAAGATGGTAAGGAGGAGTCTGTGGTAATAAAGCCTGTGAACTATGGTGACTCGCTATATGAACAtcacaatatccggtctagagtgAATTCCATGGGTTATGCCCACAGGTATTGA
- the LOC107631458 gene encoding uncharacterized protein LOC107631458 isoform X1, translating to MGKNLLILLGLTLLLLLFGTFSVSAAPSTTSPAKIVTGFLSNAVPAFTKWVWSLKATTKTAVSSRSMMKFESGYNVETVFDGSKLGIEPYSVELLPNGELLILDSSNSNLYRISSSLSLYSRPKLVAGSVEGYTGHVDGKHREARMNHPKGITVDDRGNIYVADTTNMAIRKISDSGVTTIAGGKWIRGGGHVDGPSEEAKFSDDFDVVYVGSSCSLLVIDRGNRAIREIQLHFDDCAYQYGSGFPLGIAMLVGAVFFGYMLALLQRRLGTIVGSQDDQVQVMSSISPSPFQQPMKSVRPPLIPSEFEPEKQEEGFFGSLGKLLANASASMVEIMGGIFPVFRRKPQSYKFQRQPLVPLQHQKQAWPAQESFVIPDGDEPPSIDMRTPTPRKTYPFMSKDAEKMQQLRQSRAFYNGWDGDLQQQQLQQQQQPQRHHHRHQYQSSTPHTYFEQSRETTNEIVFGAVQEQDGKEESVVIKPVNYGDSLYEHHNIRSRVNSMGYAHRY from the exons ATGGGTAAGAATCTCTTGATTCTTCTTGGTCTCACTCTCTTGCTTCTCTTATTTGGAACCTTCTCAGTCTCAGCTGCACCATCCACTACTTCCCCTGCTA AAATTGTTACTGGTTTTCTCTCCAATGCTGTGCCAGCTTTCACCAAGTGGGTGTGGTCCCTCAAGGCAACAACAAAAACGG CGGTTTCCAGCAGGTCGATGATGAAGTTTGAGAGTGGTTACAATGTGGAGACAGTGTTTGATGGAAGCAAGCTTGGAATTGAGCCTTATTCTGTTGAGTTGTTGCCCAACGGGGAGCTTCTCATTCTGGATTCTTCCAACAGTAACCTTTACAGGATCTCATCTTCACTTTCTTTGT ATAGCAGACCGAAGCTGGTCGCGGGCTCTGTGGAAGGTTATACTGGACATGTTGATGGAAAGCACAGGGAGGCTAGGATGAACCATCCGAAGGGGATAACGGTTGATGACCGAGGGAATATCTATGTTGCAGATACTACTAACATGGCAATTAGGAAAATTAGTGATTCAG GGGTTACTACAATTGCAGGAGGAAAATGGATTCGTGGAGGGGGCCATGTTGATGGACCAAGTGAAGAAGCTAAGTTTTCTGATGACTTTGACGTGGTTTATGTTGGTAGTAGTTGTTCCTTACTCGTCATAGACAGAGGAAACCGAGCGATCAGGGAAATTCAACTTCACTTTGATGACTGTGCCTATCAATATGGTAGCGGATTCCCACTTG GGATTGCAATGCTTGTTGGGGCCGTCTTCTTTGGTTATATGCTGGCATTGTTGCAGCGAAGACTCGGTACAATTGTTGGTTCACAGGAT GATCAGGTTCAAGTGATGTCTTCCATTTCACCTAGTCCTTTTCAACAGCCCATGAAATCTGTGAGGCCTCCCTTGATTCCATCCGAATTCGAACCTGAAAAGCAAGAGGAAGGCTTCTTTGGGTCCCTTGGAAAGCTACTTGCCAATGCCTCTGCATCAATGGTGGAGATAATGGGAGGAATATTTCCTGTTTTCAGAAGAAAACCACAAAGCTACAAGTTTCAAAGACAACCTCTGGTCCCACTGCAACATCAAAAGCAAGCTTGGCCGGCACAGGAAAGTTTCGTGATTCCTGATGGAGATGAGCCTCCTTCTATCGACATGAGAACCCCAACCCCTCGAAAAACATACCCTTTCATGTCTAAAGACGCTGAGAAAATGCAGCAATTAAGGCAAAGTAGAGCATTTTACAATGGATGGGACGGTGATCTTCAGCAGCAGCAActgcagcagcagcaacaaccacaaagacatcatcatcgtcatcagtaCCAGTCATCGACCCCTCACACTTACTTCGAGCAAAGCCGCGAGACGACCAATGAGATAGTGTTCGGGGCGGTGCAGGAACAAGATGGTAAGGAGGAGTCTGTGGTAATAAAGCCTGTGAACTATGGTGACTCGCTATATGAACAtcacaatatccggtctagagtgAATTCCATGGGTTATGCCCACAGGTATTGA
- the LOC107631458 gene encoding uncharacterized protein LOC107631458 isoform X4 — MGKNLLILLGLTLLLLLFGTFSVSAAPSTTSPAKIVTGFLSNAVPAFTKWVWSLKATTKTAVSSRSMMKFESGYNVETVFDGSKLGIEPYSVELLPNGELLILDSSNSNLYRISSSLSLYSRPKLVAGSVEGYTGHVDGKHREARMNHPKGITVDDRGNIYVADTTNMAIRKISDSGGKWIRGGGHVDGPSEEAKFSDDFDVVYVGSSCSLLVIDRGNRAIREIQLHFDDCAYQYGSGFPLGIAMLVGAVFFGYMLALLQRRLGTIVGSQDVQVMSSISPSPFQQPMKSVRPPLIPSEFEPEKQEEGFFGSLGKLLANASASMVEIMGGIFPVFRRKPQSYKFQRQPLVPLQHQKQAWPAQESFVIPDGDEPPSIDMRTPTPRKTYPFMSKDAEKMQQLRQSRAFYNGWDGDLQQQQLQQQQQPQRHHHRHQYQSSTPHTYFEQSRETTNEIVFGAVQEQDGKEESVVIKPVNYGDSLYEHHNIRSRVNSMGYAHRY, encoded by the exons ATGGGTAAGAATCTCTTGATTCTTCTTGGTCTCACTCTCTTGCTTCTCTTATTTGGAACCTTCTCAGTCTCAGCTGCACCATCCACTACTTCCCCTGCTA AAATTGTTACTGGTTTTCTCTCCAATGCTGTGCCAGCTTTCACCAAGTGGGTGTGGTCCCTCAAGGCAACAACAAAAACGG CGGTTTCCAGCAGGTCGATGATGAAGTTTGAGAGTGGTTACAATGTGGAGACAGTGTTTGATGGAAGCAAGCTTGGAATTGAGCCTTATTCTGTTGAGTTGTTGCCCAACGGGGAGCTTCTCATTCTGGATTCTTCCAACAGTAACCTTTACAGGATCTCATCTTCACTTTCTTTGT ATAGCAGACCGAAGCTGGTCGCGGGCTCTGTGGAAGGTTATACTGGACATGTTGATGGAAAGCACAGGGAGGCTAGGATGAACCATCCGAAGGGGATAACGGTTGATGACCGAGGGAATATCTATGTTGCAGATACTACTAACATGGCAATTAGGAAAATTAGTGATTCAG GAGGAAAATGGATTCGTGGAGGGGGCCATGTTGATGGACCAAGTGAAGAAGCTAAGTTTTCTGATGACTTTGACGTGGTTTATGTTGGTAGTAGTTGTTCCTTACTCGTCATAGACAGAGGAAACCGAGCGATCAGGGAAATTCAACTTCACTTTGATGACTGTGCCTATCAATATGGTAGCGGATTCCCACTTG GGATTGCAATGCTTGTTGGGGCCGTCTTCTTTGGTTATATGCTGGCATTGTTGCAGCGAAGACTCGGTACAATTGTTGGTTCACAGGAT GTTCAAGTGATGTCTTCCATTTCACCTAGTCCTTTTCAACAGCCCATGAAATCTGTGAGGCCTCCCTTGATTCCATCCGAATTCGAACCTGAAAAGCAAGAGGAAGGCTTCTTTGGGTCCCTTGGAAAGCTACTTGCCAATGCCTCTGCATCAATGGTGGAGATAATGGGAGGAATATTTCCTGTTTTCAGAAGAAAACCACAAAGCTACAAGTTTCAAAGACAACCTCTGGTCCCACTGCAACATCAAAAGCAAGCTTGGCCGGCACAGGAAAGTTTCGTGATTCCTGATGGAGATGAGCCTCCTTCTATCGACATGAGAACCCCAACCCCTCGAAAAACATACCCTTTCATGTCTAAAGACGCTGAGAAAATGCAGCAATTAAGGCAAAGTAGAGCATTTTACAATGGATGGGACGGTGATCTTCAGCAGCAGCAActgcagcagcagcaacaaccacaaagacatcatcatcgtcatcagtaCCAGTCATCGACCCCTCACACTTACTTCGAGCAAAGCCGCGAGACGACCAATGAGATAGTGTTCGGGGCGGTGCAGGAACAAGATGGTAAGGAGGAGTCTGTGGTAATAAAGCCTGTGAACTATGGTGACTCGCTATATGAACAtcacaatatccggtctagagtgAATTCCATGGGTTATGCCCACAGGTATTGA
- the LOC107631458 gene encoding uncharacterized protein LOC107631458 isoform X2, producing the protein MGKNLLILLGLTLLLLLFGTFSVSAAPSTTSPAKIVTGFLSNAVPAFTKWVWSLKATTKTAVSSRSMMKFESGYNVETVFDGSKLGIEPYSVELLPNGELLILDSSNSNLYRISSSLSLYSRPKLVAGSVEGYTGHVDGKHREARMNHPKGITVDDRGNIYVADTTNMAIRKISDSGVTTIAGGKWIRGGGHVDGPSEEAKFSDDFDVVYVGSSCSLLVIDRGNRAIREIQLHFDDCAYQYGSGFPLGIAMLVGAVFFGYMLALLQRRLGTIVGSQDVQVMSSISPSPFQQPMKSVRPPLIPSEFEPEKQEEGFFGSLGKLLANASASMVEIMGGIFPVFRRKPQSYKFQRQPLVPLQHQKQAWPAQESFVIPDGDEPPSIDMRTPTPRKTYPFMSKDAEKMQQLRQSRAFYNGWDGDLQQQQLQQQQQPQRHHHRHQYQSSTPHTYFEQSRETTNEIVFGAVQEQDGKEESVVIKPVNYGDSLYEHHNIRSRVNSMGYAHRY; encoded by the exons ATGGGTAAGAATCTCTTGATTCTTCTTGGTCTCACTCTCTTGCTTCTCTTATTTGGAACCTTCTCAGTCTCAGCTGCACCATCCACTACTTCCCCTGCTA AAATTGTTACTGGTTTTCTCTCCAATGCTGTGCCAGCTTTCACCAAGTGGGTGTGGTCCCTCAAGGCAACAACAAAAACGG CGGTTTCCAGCAGGTCGATGATGAAGTTTGAGAGTGGTTACAATGTGGAGACAGTGTTTGATGGAAGCAAGCTTGGAATTGAGCCTTATTCTGTTGAGTTGTTGCCCAACGGGGAGCTTCTCATTCTGGATTCTTCCAACAGTAACCTTTACAGGATCTCATCTTCACTTTCTTTGT ATAGCAGACCGAAGCTGGTCGCGGGCTCTGTGGAAGGTTATACTGGACATGTTGATGGAAAGCACAGGGAGGCTAGGATGAACCATCCGAAGGGGATAACGGTTGATGACCGAGGGAATATCTATGTTGCAGATACTACTAACATGGCAATTAGGAAAATTAGTGATTCAG GGGTTACTACAATTGCAGGAGGAAAATGGATTCGTGGAGGGGGCCATGTTGATGGACCAAGTGAAGAAGCTAAGTTTTCTGATGACTTTGACGTGGTTTATGTTGGTAGTAGTTGTTCCTTACTCGTCATAGACAGAGGAAACCGAGCGATCAGGGAAATTCAACTTCACTTTGATGACTGTGCCTATCAATATGGTAGCGGATTCCCACTTG GGATTGCAATGCTTGTTGGGGCCGTCTTCTTTGGTTATATGCTGGCATTGTTGCAGCGAAGACTCGGTACAATTGTTGGTTCACAGGAT GTTCAAGTGATGTCTTCCATTTCACCTAGTCCTTTTCAACAGCCCATGAAATCTGTGAGGCCTCCCTTGATTCCATCCGAATTCGAACCTGAAAAGCAAGAGGAAGGCTTCTTTGGGTCCCTTGGAAAGCTACTTGCCAATGCCTCTGCATCAATGGTGGAGATAATGGGAGGAATATTTCCTGTTTTCAGAAGAAAACCACAAAGCTACAAGTTTCAAAGACAACCTCTGGTCCCACTGCAACATCAAAAGCAAGCTTGGCCGGCACAGGAAAGTTTCGTGATTCCTGATGGAGATGAGCCTCCTTCTATCGACATGAGAACCCCAACCCCTCGAAAAACATACCCTTTCATGTCTAAAGACGCTGAGAAAATGCAGCAATTAAGGCAAAGTAGAGCATTTTACAATGGATGGGACGGTGATCTTCAGCAGCAGCAActgcagcagcagcaacaaccacaaagacatcatcatcgtcatcagtaCCAGTCATCGACCCCTCACACTTACTTCGAGCAAAGCCGCGAGACGACCAATGAGATAGTGTTCGGGGCGGTGCAGGAACAAGATGGTAAGGAGGAGTCTGTGGTAATAAAGCCTGTGAACTATGGTGACTCGCTATATGAACAtcacaatatccggtctagagtgAATTCCATGGGTTATGCCCACAGGTATTGA